Part of the Pseudomonas sp. P8_241 genome is shown below.
AGCCAGGTCGGCACGTTCGACCTGTTCCATGCCTTGCGCGACAGCCGCAAGGCCCTGCGTCCATTGTCGTTGTATGTGCATGTGCCGTTTTGCGCGAACATTTGCTACTACTGCGGCTGCAACAAGGTCATCACCAAGGACCGCGGGCGAGCACTGCCTTATTTGCAACGGCTGGAACATGAAATCCAGCTGATCGCCTGCCACCTCGACCCCACGCAAAAAGTCGAGCAACTGCATTTCGGTGGCGGCACGCCGACCTTTCTCAGCCACGACGAACTGCGCCAGTTGATGGCGCACCTGCGCAAACACTTCAACCTGCTGGACGATGACTCCGGCGACTATGGCATCGAAATCGACCCACGCGAGGCCGACTGGTCGACCATGGGCCTGTTGCGCGAACTGGGTTTCAATCGAGTCAGCATCGGCGTGCAAGACCTTGATCCGGCCGTGCAACGTGCGGTCAATCGCCTGCAAAGCCTGGAAGAAACCCGTGCGGTGATCGACGCTGCCCGCACTTTGCAGTTTCGTTCGATCAACATTGACTTGATCTACGGCCTGCCGAGACAGACGCCGGACAACTTTGCCCGCACCGTCGAGGAAGTCATCAGCCTGCAACCGGACCGCTTGTCGGTGTTCAACTATGCGCACCTGCCGGAACGCTTCATGCCGCAACGGCGGATCAACAGCAACGAGCTGCCGACACCGAGTCAGAAACTGGAAATGCTGCAACGCACCATCGATCAACTGACCGCCGCCGGATACCGCTACATCGGCATGGACCACTTTGCCCTGCCCGACGATGAACTGGCGATTGCTCAGGAAGACTCGACCCTGCAACGCAATTTCCAGGGCTATACCACCCACGGGCATTGCGACCTGATCGGCCTCGGGGTATCGGCGATCAGCCAGATCGGCGACCTGTACTGCCAGAACAGCAGTGACTTGAACCAATATCAGAACGCCCTTGCATCTTCGCAACTGGCCACCACTCGCGGCCTGCTGTGCAATGCCGACGACCGCTTGCGGCGCGCAGTGATTCAGCAACTGATCTGCCACTTCAGCCTGGAATTTTCCGACATCGAGCAGGCATTCAACATCGATTTCCAGGGTTACTTCGGCGAACTCTGGCCCCAGCTACAGGACATGGCCAAGGACGGGCTGATCGAGTTGGATCGCGACAGGATCACCATCCTGCCCGCCGGCCGGCTGCTGGCGCGATCGGTGTGCATGGTGTTCGACGCGTACCTGGAACAACACAGCCGCCAGCGCTTTTCTCGCGTGATCTAATTGTGCGAGCAAGCGCCACAGGCTGGCCTGAATATCCTATGGTGGGTTACCCTTACGTCTTATGTGTGATTTCCCACAAGGATTGAAGAAATGTCCGAGCCAGTAAAACTGCGCGCTCACAATCAGGCTCACTGCAAGGATTGCAGCCTGGCCCCTCTTTGCCTGCCACTTTCGTTGAATCTGGAAGACATGGATGCGCTGGACGAAATCGTCAAACGTGGCCGACCACTGAAGAAAGGCGAGTTTCTGTTTCGCCAGGGCGATGCCTTCGATTCTGTCTACGCCGTCCGTTCCGGTGCGCTCAAGACCTTCAGCCTGAGCGACACCGGCGAAGAACAAATGACGGGGTTTCACCTGCCCAGCGAACTGGTCGGACTGTCGGGCATGGACACCGAAAAACATCCGGTATCGGCGCAGGCGCTGGAAACCACCTCGGTGTGTGAAATCCCGTTCGAGCGCCTCGACGAACTGGCCCTGCAACTGCCGCAGTTACGTCGCCAGTTGATGCGCGTGATGAGCCGCGAAATCCGCGATGATCAGCAGATGATGTTGCTGCTGTCGAAAAAAACCGCCGACGAGCGCATTGCCACGTTCCTGGTCAATCTTTCGGCCCGCTTCCGCGCCCGGGGTTTTTCCGCCAATCAGTTCCGCCTGAGCATGTCGCGCAACGAAATCGGCAACTACCTGGGCCTGGCCGTGGAGACAGTGTCCCGCGTCTTCACCCGCTTCCAGCAGAACGAACTGATCGCGGCCGAAGGCAAGGAAATCCGTATCCTTGACCCGATCCAGCTGTGCGCGCTGGCCGGTGGTTCGCTGGAAAGCTGATACAAACCATCGCGGCTGAGCGAAACGGTTCAGCCGCCGTTATACTGCGTCGTTTGCAGCCTGCCAGGACACCCCGACGATGGTCTTCGACTCCTTCGACATCAAATCCCTCATCCGCCCTGTCATCGACTTCCCGAAACCGGGCGTGATCTTTCGCGACATCACGCCGCTTTTCCAGTCGCCGACGGCCCTGCGCCTGGTGATGGACAGCTTCGCCCATCGCTACGTCGAGGCCGACTTCACCCACATCGGCGCCATGGATGCCCGTGGCTTCCTGATCGGTTCGGTATTGGCCTATCAGTTGAACAAGCCGCTGGTGCTGTTCCGCAAACAAGGCAAGCTACCTGCCGACGTGTTGGCTGAGGGCTACGCGACCGAGTACGGCGAAGCCTTCCTTGAAGTGCACGCCGACAGCCTGTGCGAGGGCGATTCGGTGGTGATGTTCGATGACCTGATCGCCACCGGCGGCACGCTGATTGCCGCGGCGAACCTGATCCGCCGCATGGGCGCGCGGGTGCATGAAGCGGCGGCGATCATCGATCTGCCGGAACTGGGTGGTTCGCAGCGTCTGGAAGACATGGGCATTCCGACGTTCTGCCTGACGCAGTTTGCCCTTACCGACAAGTAAGCGGCGCCTGTACTGACGCCTCGCCGGCAAGCCGGCTCCTACAGTCGAGCGCGTCCTGTAGGAGCTGGCTTGCCAGCGATGGCGTCGGTCGCCGCACTGCAAAAACTCAAAGCCCCATCTGCTTGCTGATGATCTCGTTCATCACTTCCCGCGTCCCGCCCCCGATGGACAGAATCCGGTTATCGCGATACAGCCGCTCCACCAGGCTTTCACGCATGTAACCCAAACCGCCCAGAATCTGCACCGCATCGTTGACGATCCGGTCCGCCGTGTCCGTCGCGAAATTCTTGGCCATGGAAATTTCCTTGATCACACTCTGGCCTGCCGCCATTTTCGCCGCCTGCCGGTAGGTGAACTCCCGGGACACCTCCAGCGCCGTGGCCATTTCAGCAAGGCGATGTTTGATCACTTGAAACTTGCCGATTGGCTTGCCGAAGGCTTCCCGCTCTCTGGCCCATGTCAGGCTCTGTTCCAGGGCGAGTTGCGCGGTCATGTTGGCCATCAGCGCCAAGGCCAGCCTTTCACTCTGGAAGTTGCCCATAATGCAGGCAAATCCCATGTTCTCGGCACCGATCAGGTTTGCTGCGGGGACTCGGCAATCGTCGAAAAACAGTTCGGCCGTGTCCGACGCCCACCAGCCCATTTTCTTCAACGACCGCCCCACGGCGAAACGGGGCGTGCCCTTCTCGATCATTAACAGGCTGATGCCGGAAAAGCCCGGCTCACCGGTTCGCACCGCGACGGTATAGAAATCCGCACGGACGCCGCTGGTAATAAAGGTTTTACTGCCACTGACCCGATAGAAATCGCCGTCACGCACGGCACGGGTTTGCAAGTTGGCGACATCGGAACCGCCACCGGGCTCGGTGATGGCCAGGGCGCTGATTTTCTCGCCAGCCAGCACCTGTGGTACCACACGCTCACGAACGTCAGGCCTGGCCCATTTGAGAATCGGCGGCAAACCGATATCGAGCGAACCGAGCCCGGCCACCAGGCCTCCAGAGCCACATCGCATCAACTCTTCGCTGGCGGCGATTTTGGCGAACAGGTCCCCTTCGTGACTGCCACCCAACGTTTCCGGGTAGCCCATGCCGAGAATCCCTGCTGCGCCAGCCTTGAGGTAAAGTTCCCGGGGAAAGCCTTCAGCCTCTTCCCACTGATCAATATCCGGAAGAATCTCGCGTTCGACGAAACGCCTGACGCTGTCGCGGACCCGTTGGTGGCTGGGATCGAAGTATTCCTGAAAGGCAGGCATCGGCGAACTCCACTGAAGGCTTCAGCAAAGTTAACCGAGCGCTTGCTTGGTTTTCAAGCAATGAATCCGAGAATCAAAAGATCGCAGGCTGCGATCTTTTGCTTTAGTCAGAGAGTAATCGGCTTACGCCCTGCAAACGAATGCGCCAACGTCCCACCATCTACCAGCTCCAGCTCGCCACCCAGCGGCACGCCATGGGCGATGCGCGAAGCGATCAGACCTTTGCTGCTGAGCAATTGGGCGATGTAGTGCGCTGTGGCTTCACCTTCTACGGTCGGGTTGGTGGCGAGAATGACTTCAGCAAAGGTGCCAGCCTCTTCAATCCGCGTCATCAACTGCGGAATACCGATAGCCTCCGGCCCCAGCCCATCGAGCGGCGACAAATGCCCCTTGAGCACGAAATAACGACCACGGAAACCGGTCTGCTCGACCGCATAGACATCCATCGGCCCTTCCACCACGCAGAGCAAGGTATCGTCTCGCCGGGTGTCGGCGCATTGCGGGCATAGGTCATCTTCGGTCAACGTGCGGCACAAACGGCAATGACCCACCCCTTCCATGGCCTGCTTCAAAGCCAGTGCCAGTCGCGAGCCACCGCTGCGATCACGTTCAAGCAACTGCAACGCCATGCGCTGGGCAGTTTTCTGACCCACACCTGGCAGGATTCGCAGGGCGTCGATCAGTTGGCGAATCAAAGGGCTGAAGCTCATGGTGGAAAAGTCCGACATAACAACGAGACGCGGTTTATACCCGCGCCTCGAATACGCGTCAAATCAGTCTTGAGCGACGCGCACCACCAGCTTGCCAAAGTTGCGCCCCTCCAGCAGGCCGATAAATGCACCGGGAGCGTTCTCCAGGCCATCGACCACATCTTCGCGGAACTTCACCTTGCCTTCACGCACCCAAGGCGCCATCGCGCTGATGAACTCGGGCTGACGGTCACCGTAATCGTCAAACACGATAAAGCCCTGGATTCGCACTCGTTTGGTCAACAGCGTGCGCTGCAACAGTGGCAGGCGATCCGGTCCGCTCGGCGCCTCATGAGCATTGTAGGAAGCGATCAATCCACACAGCGGAATTCGCGCCTTGGGGTTGAGCAACGGAACGACGGCATCGAATACCTTACCGCCGACGTTTTCGTAGTAGACATCGATGCCCTCGGGGCACGCCCGGGCCAGCTCATCGACGAAGTCCGGGCTCTTGTGGTCGATGCAGGCATCGAAGCCCAACGCCTCAACCACATAGCGGCACTTGTCCACACCACCCGCCACGCCGACGACCCGCAAGCCCTTGATCTTCGCTACCTGGCCGACCACAGAACCCACGGCACCGGAAGCTGCCGCGACCACCAGCGTCTCACCGGACTTGGGCTGCCCGATGTCCATCAGGCCCATGTAGGCGGTCATGCCCGGCATGCCCAGCACACCCAGGGCCAATGACGGGCTCGGCAATCCGTTCGGAACGGGAATGATGCTGCGACCGTCATTGATGCTATGGCTCTGCCAACCTGTGGCGCCCACCACCCAATCGCCTTCCTGAAACTTGGGATTGAGTGAGCGCTCGACCCGGCTCACAGCACCACCGGTCATCACCCCGCCGATTTCCACCGGTGCGGCGTAAGACGGGGCATCACTCATGCGACCACGCATGTAAGGATCCAGCGACAGATAAACCGTCTTGAGCAATACCTCGCCATCGGCCAGATCCGGCAGCGCCACCCGCTCCAGACGAAAATTCTCCGGCGTCGGCGCGCCTACCGGACGCGAGGCGAGGACAATGCGTTGGTTGAGGGTCATGGGGTCGGACATAGTGGCGTCTCCTTTGATCGATGAGTGACTACAGGGGAGCAGACCTTTGTGGCGGTATGGCGTTCGATGTTTCTTCTGGGACCGAGTCGACTCCATCGCGAGCAGGCTCGCTCCTACAAGGGATCTGCACCAAATTCTCTGTGAGAGCGAGCCTGCTCGCGATAGTTATCTCACAGACACCGCAAACCAAACGCCAGAAACAAAAATGCCAGGCGCAATGCCTGGCATTTTTTTGTAGCCCATCCGACGCGCTTTAGCGAATCAGAACGGCAGTTTCATGCCCGGTGGCAGTTGCATGCCGGCGGTCATGCTGCCCATTTTGTCCTGGCTGTTGGCTTCGATCTTGCGCACGGCGTCGTTGACGGCGGAGGCGATGACCGCTTCCAGCATTTCCTTGTCGTCTTCGCTCATGCCTTCAACCAGGCTCGGGTCGATGGTCACGCTCTTGACGTCGTGACGACCGGTCATGACCACCGTGACCATATCGCCACCGGCCTTACCGATGACTTCGGCGTTGGCCAGTTCTTCCTGCATCTTGGCCATTTTTTCCTGCATCTGCTGCGCCTGCTTCATCAGGCCGGCCATGCCACCTTTCATCATGGGAATCACCTCAAAAGTACTTGGATCAAAACAGCGCTCGGCCTGTGCGGCCGAACGCCTTCAGTTATTAGCCCTGAGTGACCAGGACGTCGACAGGTTCAATAGTATCGTTTCGGACCACTGCACCGAACTGCTGCATCATCTGCTGGATGAACGGATCACCGTGGATCGATTCCTCCGCCTCGCGCTGACGATCGGCGCGACGGCGCGAGGCCGCTTGTGCCGGGGTTTCCTGCTCAGGCTTGATCAGCTCGATGCTCAGGGTCAGCGTGCGCTGATGATACTGGTTCAATGCATCGTTAAGGCGACGCAGCTGAGTGGCGTTGAACAAAGCACTGTGGGCCGGATCCAGGTGCATCAGCCAGTTGTCGCCATCGACCGCGATCAACGTGCAGTTGGCGGCGATACTGCCGGTCATGCCGGAGATCGGCAGTTTCGGGAACAGTTCGAGCCATTGCAGGGCCAGGCCCGTGGCCGGCATTGCCGCGGGCTCCGGCTCGGGCTCCGGCGCTGGATCGGCCGCATGCTCACTGGCCAGATCGTCGAGGTAACTGTAGGCCGAATCCATGTCCGGCTCGATGTAATCTTCGTCCAGCGGCGGCTCGTCGTCCGCGTCCATACCCGGTGTCGCGGCATCGACCTCGGCCACCGACGGTTCGGGAATCGGCGCGGCCGCCCATTCCGGGGCATCCGGTACCACGCTGTCTGGGGTTGGCAGTGGCATCGGCGGGAGTTCGGGTTGCTCGCTGGCGGTTTCCAGCACCGGCTCGATGGCGGGTTGCTGAACGGGCGCGGTTTCTACCGGGTCATTCCACGGCAGGTCAATGACTTCTTCGACCGCGACGGGCTCGGGCTCAGCGACAATCACCGGCGCAACGGGCTCAGGGACCGGTGCAGGCGCAACCACAGGAGTTGGAGACGGAGCAACCGCCACCGCCGCCACAACCGGCGAGGCAGCCACTGGTTTGGCAGAATCAACCGTGGCCTGGCTGATCCCCACTGGCTTTAGCGGCTGTCTCGGGGCGTCGACTGTCTCAGCTGGCCGGAATGCAAGCATCCGCAGCAGCACCATCTCGAAACCACCGCGCGGGTCCGGCGCCAGCGGCAAATCACGGCGTCCGATCAGACCCATCTGGTAGTAGAACTGCACGTCTTCGGCCGGCAAGGCCTGGGCCAGTGCCAGCACCCGGTCGCGGTCGCCGTGGCCGTTGTCGACGCCTTCCGGCAAGGCCTGGGCGATAGCGACGCGGTGCAGCACGTTGAGAATTTCCGAGAGCACGCCGTTCCAGTCCGGGCCTTGTTCGGCCAAATGACGGACGGCCTCGAGCAATGCCTTGGCGTCACCTTCGATCAACGCATGCAAAACGTCGTAAACCTGACCGTGATCGAGGGTACCGAGCATCGCCCGCACATCGGCGGCCATGACTTTGCCTTCACCGAAGGCGATGGCCTGGTCGGTCAGGCTCATGGCATCGCGCATCGAACCGTCGGCGGCACGACCCAGCAGCCACAGTGCGTCGTCCTCGAACGGTACGTTCTCGACCCCCAACACATGGGTCAAATGCTCGACCACCCGCTCCGGCGTCATGTTCTTCAAGGAGAACTGCAGGCATCGCGAGAGAATCGTTGCAGGAAGTTTCTGCGGATCAGTGGTAGCCAGGATGAACTTGACGTAGGGTGGCGGCTCTTCAAGGGTTTTGAGCAGCGCATTGAAAGAATGGCTCGAGAGCATGTGCACTTCGTCGATCAGATAGACCTTGAAGCGCCCACGGCTAGGCGCGTACTGCACGTTGTCGAGCAACTCGCGGGTGTCTTCGACCTTGGTGCGGCTCGCGGCGTCGATCTCGATCAGGTCGACGAAGCGGCCCTCGTCGATCTCGCGGCAAACCGAACATTCGCCACACGGCGTGGAAGTGATGCCTGTTTCACAGTTCAGGCATTTGGCGATGATCCGCGCGATGGTGGTCTTGCCGACCCCACGGGTACCGGTAAACAGGTAGGCGTGGTGCAGCCGCTGGCTGTCCAAGGCATTGATCAGAGCCTTGAGCACATGGGTCTGGCCGACCATTTCGCGGAACGAGCGCGGACGCCATTTACGTGCAAGAACCTGATAACTCATCGAAAACCGTCGCAGCGAAGGAAGCAGAAGCGGCTAATGCTAGCGGAGCAAGGCGCAAATTGCATCCGGCGCGCTCGTGTATTCTGGCGAGGCTGCGTTTTGCAGGCCTTTAATGGAGTGTTTAAGCGGCTGGCCTTGGGGGCAGTGCTATTGACCAGCCTGGATAGCACAGCCGCCGAGCCCCCGCTACGCTTCGTCGTGCCCGACAGCTGGGCAATGCCGATGGTCCAACTTGAACATGGCCGGCCGACCCAGGGCATCCTGTATGACGTGATGCTCAGCCTTGCCACACAGGTCGGCGTTGCGGCGGAGTTTCACGTGCTACCCCGAGCCCGTGTCCAGAGTGCCATGGAACACGGTGAGGTCGACGTGCGCTGCTACGCCGCCCAGTCGTGGCTGCCCAATCAATCTGGCGATTACATCTGGAGCATTCTGCTCTGGAGCCAACCCGACCTGCTGATCCGCCGTCCTGCCGCTGCACCTGCGATTATCCCGGCGAACTTGCCGCACCAATCCATCGGCACCGTCCTCGGCTATAGCTATCCGACCCTGCAACCGCTGTTCGATGCCCGGCAACTGCGTCGCGACGATGCGCGCAACCAGGAACAGGTGCTGGAAAAACTCCACGCCGGGCGCAATCAGTATGCGGTCAGCAATCAATGGACGCTGGACTGGTTCAACCAGCGCCTGCTGCCAAAGCAGCAGCTGCAAAGCGTGGCGATACTGCAGGAGCAAAAGGTCGGTTGCTACGTGCGCAACGACCCGCAAGTGCCTGTGCAACGCATTCTGCGCACCCTGCTACAGATGAAAATGTCCGGCGAGATCGATGACATCATTCGGCTGTACATCGGCCAGCCCTAGCGTCGCACACAAAAAACGCGCACAGCAAAATGCCGCCCCGGACAAGATCCATGGCAGAAAAAGAGAAAGTATGAGTTGGAAAAAAACGCTCACAGAGCGTTAAGGTGGTAACCCCACCAGCCACACCCCGGCACACAATGTTCCCGCTGTGGCTGCTGCCTTCCGGCTCTGACCAGGTTCACGGGTAATCGTTGCGGGGGGACCGATGGGGTCACCATAACGACGCTCACCTGTCGGCGAGCCGCGCCATTGTACCTATCTGAAGCAAAGTTACAACCGTTCGGACAGATAAAAAATATGAGCATGGTCAAGGACATGCGATGGCCTTGAAAAGGGTGGCGCCTGCGGCAGGCTATACCACCACGATTCTCCTTTTCCTTCCATGGCCGGCGCTAACTCAAAGGGATGCTTAATTGACGTCAGGATTTCAGCTGCAACCCTGAGAATCACGCTAACCATTAAAACAATGCCACCGGCGTCGCAGTCTTGCGAGACAACACCCGCAACTCATGAGCCGCTTTTCGGTGTTGCTGGGACATGACCGCGTACCTGATGTATTTTCCAGGTTTCCTCGAACAACCAGCGGCGCAAATTTTGTCAATCTCGCCCGATGAATACTAAAACTTAATAGGCATAAACATTAATTTCCCATTCAACGTCGCTGATATATCAATATTCATCAACGCCTCAATTATATTACTCACACTCTCATCAGGCATCACATCTTCCGAGAGGGCATCACCTATTTCATCCTCACTCAGTGAGCCATTCAACTTCAACTGTACAATATTTTTTATTCGAACCATTTCTCCCGGCTCACTAGCACCCGTCAAATAACCCTCCTCATAGTCAGACGACAACTCTTTCAGCACTTCCTCCAGAACGCTATCAAATGCCTTCTCAAATCCTAATGCATCATAAAAATCAACGTTAGCTACTGAATCACCGATAGACAAATGAGTTCGAAAATCCGAACCCCCGAACAGTTCGCTCTTGCTGAACCCCTCGTTAACGACCACGTCGGCGTCTAGATACAATCCGCCATACTGATAAAGAGACAACAGTTCAGCCAAATCCGAAAGGGATTTTTCTTTACCTGCGTTATCAGCCCCCTCAATTTCCGAGTAAATAGCTTCGATGTTTTTAAATGATATTTCATCATTTTTTGGCTTTATATATTTCAGCTCACCTGCATCCTTGATTTCAAAGTTTGAAAAATCACCTGAGACATCTGGGAATGCCTCTCTCGCTCGACCATCAAACCAAAGATACACCTTACTCTGTGAGCTTTTTTGAATTGTATTGACTATATTTGACGATACGTCGGCAGGTACTGCCCCATGGTAAAAAATATGAATTGTTAGCTTATCTTCATCAGGTGCCAACCCATCGAGATCTCTCAGTGTCACTGGATTATTCACAACCATGCAGTACAAGTTCAACCCAGCCACATCCCCCGCCGGATCAGCATTGATCCAACGCTGCAACCACGGCGCATAATACCTATAGCCATAGTAGTACAGCCCCGTCGCATCGCGCTCCTTCCCCGAATATCGCACGATCTTGTACTTCGCTTCGACTGAACTCTTCGCCGCCCACCACGCCGTGCCGCCATAGGGGTAGTAATATTCTTGACTGAGCAACTCGGCGTAATGATCTAATTCAAGCGTACTGCTGCTCAGGTGATCATTCAGGCAATAACGTATCTGATCGTTACTAATGCCTTTGCGCAACCCGCTTTCCCAATGCAATAAACGCACGCCATTACGACCGGCTTGCGCAACGACCACTTGCAAGTGTTCGCCTGATGTCCGCGTCCGAATTTCCAGTCCTGGCAAATAACGCACTTCACTTATGTGTTCGCCACCACGGGATTTGACTCGGCGCACTTTACGCACCCGCAAGCCACCACCGTCATAAACATAGATTTCGACATCGTCGTCCTGGCCATCCTCCTCGTCGCGCAACACTTGCGTCACTTGTTGCAATTGGTTGCGGGCATTCCACTGCATGACCTGACCCGCACTCAATTCCAGTTGATTACCGTTGGCATCAAATCCCTTGGTCCAATCAATGGGTGAGTCGCCTTTGAACAGGCTGCGGTTACTGCGCTCGTCTACCACCATTTCACGGACATAAGTGTTGCCGGCCCCGGCATCGTGCTTGAGCCTGGTTAGATTTGCGCCAGGATCGTAGGTGTAGGTTTGGGTATAATTGCGCCACCGACTGTCGTCTTTCGTACCAAAAATCTCCAACTCCGGCAACTCCGGGCGAATAGTCTGGCTGGCGTTTTCACGACCGCTAGCGCTCGTTAGTTGGTACAGGGTGTCATATGTATAAGTACTCACGGCCTGAATACGCTGCTGTGCGAACCATTGCACCGGCTGAGAGCGGTCTTCAATGCACTCGATATTGCCTACAGGGTCGTATTGGTAATACAAATCCTGCAAAACTTTGCCACTCAACCTGCTGGCTTTCAGGTGGCATAACCTGCCGTCCTCCGCAGAGTAATGAGCAGTAGTAACTACGTCATTGCCGGCCTGCTCAACCTCGACCTGACCAAACGCGGTGTAGGTCGAACTTTTGAGTAATGCGACATCGTCCAGATATAGAGCAAATGGCTGGCCCGCGACATTCGCTTCGAACCTTTGCCGGTGACCTAAAGCGTCGACTTGTTCCACCACGCCGCCCAACGCATCGTGACGCCAATGGGTGGTAAAGGCGCGCGTCTCCAGATCGGCTTCGGACGCCGGCCAGCTGGGAACACTCAGTGAGGCGCAAAACTGACGCGCTTCAACCAAAGGCTGGCCAGACAACCCATACGACTCATGCCACAAACTACCCGCCGAATCATCATGGCGAATCAGTCGGCCGCAGCGGTTGACGAGAGCTTCCTCCTCATTCGCGACTGCATAGGCAAAACGCTCCACACAGTGGGTGGTTTGCTCAAGCACCTCCGAAAGTCGCATCAGCTCGTCGTAGTGATAGCTTCGATGCGTTTTCCGACCGTCCCAGGTATCGCTCAACTGTCCCGTGGCGTCATTGCAGGCAAGCCACCAGCCGGCATCGACGCTATCTGCTTGCAGCTCCTTTCCACTAAGGCTATAGAGCGTGGTTCGATTGGGTCGAACGCCGCCCTCTACCTCGCTTAGCGCAAGCAGACGCGGATCCCATTGCTGGTGAACACGCCCACTGGCATCCAGAACATGTCGATGAGTCCTGACAACCTGATCCTCCTCAACATCCTGGCGATGGTATG
Proteins encoded:
- the hemN gene encoding oxygen-independent coproporphyrinogen III oxidase, which gives rise to MLDAIRWDTDLIRRYDLAGPRYTSYPTAVQFHSQVGTFDLFHALRDSRKALRPLSLYVHVPFCANICYYCGCNKVITKDRGRALPYLQRLEHEIQLIACHLDPTQKVEQLHFGGGTPTFLSHDELRQLMAHLRKHFNLLDDDSGDYGIEIDPREADWSTMGLLRELGFNRVSIGVQDLDPAVQRAVNRLQSLEETRAVIDAARTLQFRSINIDLIYGLPRQTPDNFARTVEEVISLQPDRLSVFNYAHLPERFMPQRRINSNELPTPSQKLEMLQRTIDQLTAAGYRYIGMDHFALPDDELAIAQEDSTLQRNFQGYTTHGHCDLIGLGVSAISQIGDLYCQNSSDLNQYQNALASSQLATTRGLLCNADDRLRRAVIQQLICHFSLEFSDIEQAFNIDFQGYFGELWPQLQDMAKDGLIELDRDRITILPAGRLLARSVCMVFDAYLEQHSRQRFSRVI
- the fnr gene encoding fumarate/nitrate reduction transcriptional regulator Fnr, encoding MSEPVKLRAHNQAHCKDCSLAPLCLPLSLNLEDMDALDEIVKRGRPLKKGEFLFRQGDAFDSVYAVRSGALKTFSLSDTGEEQMTGFHLPSELVGLSGMDTEKHPVSAQALETTSVCEIPFERLDELALQLPQLRRQLMRVMSREIRDDQQMMLLLSKKTADERIATFLVNLSARFRARGFSANQFRLSMSRNEIGNYLGLAVETVSRVFTRFQQNELIAAEGKEIRILDPIQLCALAGGSLES
- a CDS encoding adenine phosphoribosyltransferase, whose amino-acid sequence is MVFDSFDIKSLIRPVIDFPKPGVIFRDITPLFQSPTALRLVMDSFAHRYVEADFTHIGAMDARGFLIGSVLAYQLNKPLVLFRKQGKLPADVLAEGYATEYGEAFLEVHADSLCEGDSVVMFDDLIATGGTLIAAANLIRRMGARVHEAAAIIDLPELGGSQRLEDMGIPTFCLTQFALTDK
- a CDS encoding acyl-CoA dehydrogenase family protein — encoded protein: MPAFQEYFDPSHQRVRDSVRRFVEREILPDIDQWEEAEGFPRELYLKAGAAGILGMGYPETLGGSHEGDLFAKIAASEELMRCGSGGLVAGLGSLDIGLPPILKWARPDVRERVVPQVLAGEKISALAITEPGGGSDVANLQTRAVRDGDFYRVSGSKTFITSGVRADFYTVAVRTGEPGFSGISLLMIEKGTPRFAVGRSLKKMGWWASDTAELFFDDCRVPAANLIGAENMGFACIMGNFQSERLALALMANMTAQLALEQSLTWAREREAFGKPIGKFQVIKHRLAEMATALEVSREFTYRQAAKMAAGQSVIKEISMAKNFATDTADRIVNDAVQILGGLGYMRESLVERLYRDNRILSIGGGTREVMNEIISKQMGL
- the recR gene encoding recombination mediator RecR encodes the protein MSFSPLIRQLIDALRILPGVGQKTAQRMALQLLERDRSGGSRLALALKQAMEGVGHCRLCRTLTEDDLCPQCADTRRDDTLLCVVEGPMDVYAVEQTGFRGRYFVLKGHLSPLDGLGPEAIGIPQLMTRIEEAGTFAEVILATNPTVEGEATAHYIAQLLSSKGLIASRIAHGVPLGGELELVDGGTLAHSFAGRKPITL
- a CDS encoding NADP-dependent oxidoreductase, whose protein sequence is MSDPMTLNQRIVLASRPVGAPTPENFRLERVALPDLADGEVLLKTVYLSLDPYMRGRMSDAPSYAAPVEIGGVMTGGAVSRVERSLNPKFQEGDWVVGATGWQSHSINDGRSIIPVPNGLPSPSLALGVLGMPGMTAYMGLMDIGQPKSGETLVVAAASGAVGSVVGQVAKIKGLRVVGVAGGVDKCRYVVEALGFDACIDHKSPDFVDELARACPEGIDVYYENVGGKVFDAVVPLLNPKARIPLCGLIASYNAHEAPSGPDRLPLLQRTLLTKRVRIQGFIVFDDYGDRQPEFISAMAPWVREGKVKFREDVVDGLENAPGAFIGLLEGRNFGKLVVRVAQD
- a CDS encoding YbaB/EbfC family nucleoid-associated protein; translated protein: MMKGGMAGLMKQAQQMQEKMAKMQEELANAEVIGKAGGDMVTVVMTGRHDVKSVTIDPSLVEGMSEDDKEMLEAVIASAVNDAVRKIEANSQDKMGSMTAGMQLPPGMKLPF
- the dnaX gene encoding DNA polymerase III subunit gamma/tau, with amino-acid sequence MSYQVLARKWRPRSFREMVGQTHVLKALINALDSQRLHHAYLFTGTRGVGKTTIARIIAKCLNCETGITSTPCGECSVCREIDEGRFVDLIEIDAASRTKVEDTRELLDNVQYAPSRGRFKVYLIDEVHMLSSHSFNALLKTLEEPPPYVKFILATTDPQKLPATILSRCLQFSLKNMTPERVVEHLTHVLGVENVPFEDDALWLLGRAADGSMRDAMSLTDQAIAFGEGKVMAADVRAMLGTLDHGQVYDVLHALIEGDAKALLEAVRHLAEQGPDWNGVLSEILNVLHRVAIAQALPEGVDNGHGDRDRVLALAQALPAEDVQFYYQMGLIGRRDLPLAPDPRGGFEMVLLRMLAFRPAETVDAPRQPLKPVGISQATVDSAKPVAASPVVAAVAVAPSPTPVVAPAPVPEPVAPVIVAEPEPVAVEEVIDLPWNDPVETAPVQQPAIEPVLETASEQPELPPMPLPTPDSVVPDAPEWAAAPIPEPSVAEVDAATPGMDADDEPPLDEDYIEPDMDSAYSYLDDLASEHAADPAPEPEPEPAAMPATGLALQWLELFPKLPISGMTGSIAANCTLIAVDGDNWLMHLDPAHSALFNATQLRRLNDALNQYHQRTLTLSIELIKPEQETPAQAASRRRADRQREAEESIHGDPFIQQMMQQFGAVVRNDTIEPVDVLVTQG